A single region of the Vicia villosa cultivar HV-30 ecotype Madison, WI linkage group LG4, Vvil1.0, whole genome shotgun sequence genome encodes:
- the LOC131595816 gene encoding malate dehydrogenase, cytoplasmic translates to MAKDPVRVLVTGAAGQIGYALVPMIARGVMLGPDQPVILHMLDIPPAAESLNGVKMELVDAAFPLLKGVVATTDVVEACTGVNIAVMVGGFPRKEGMERKDVMSKNVSIYKSQASALEKHAAANCKVLVVANPANTNALILKEFAPSIPEKNISALTRLDHNRALGQISERLNIQVSDVKNVIIWGNHSSTQYPDVNHATVNTPAGVKPVRELVSDDSWLNGEFISTVQQRGAAIIKARKLSSALSAASAACDHIRNWVLGTPEGTFVSMGVYSDGSYNVPAGLIYSFPVTCANGEWKIVQGLSIDEFSRKKLDLTAEELSEEKSLAYSCLS, encoded by the exons atggcaaaagACCCCGTTCGTGTTCTCGTCACTGGCGCCGCAG GACAAATTGGTTATGCTCTTGTCCCTATGATTGCTAGGGGAGTGATGTTGGGTCCAGATCAACCTGTCATCCTTCACATGCTTGATATTCCTCCTGCAGCTGAGTCATTGAATGGAGTTAAGATGGAGTTGGTCGATGCCGCCTTTCCTCTGCTTAAAG GTGTTGTTGCCACAACTGATGTTGTCGAGGCATGCACTGGAGTCAATATTGCAGTCATGGTTGGTGGATTCCCCAGAAAAGAAGGTATGGAGAGGAAGGATGTCATGTCTAAGAATGTATCTATTTACAAGTCCCAGGCTTCTGCCCTTGAAAAGCACGCTGCTGCCAATTGCAAG GTTCTGGTTGTTGCTAACCCAGCAAACACCAATGCATTGATCTTGAAGGAATTTGCTCCATCTATTCCAGAGAAAAACATTTCTGCTTTGACTAGACTTGATCACAATAGGGCATTGGGCCAAATTTCCGAAAGATTGAACATTCAAGTCTCTGATGTAAAGAATGTCATTATCTGGGGTAATCATTCATCAACCCAGTACCCCGATGTCAACCATGCAACTGTTAACACCCCCGCCGGGGTGAAGCCTGTCCGAGAACTTGTTTCCGACGATTCCTG gttgAATGGAGAATTCATATCGACTGTTCAACAACGTGGTGCTGCAATTATCAAGGCTAGAAAGCTTTCAAGCGCACTATCTGCTGCAAGTGCTGCTTGTGACCACATTCGCAATTGGGTTCTTGGAACTCCTGAG GGCACATTCGTTTCAATGGGAGTGTATTCCGATGGTTCTTACAATGTTCCCGCTGGACTTATCTATTCATTCCCCGTCACTTGTGCCAATGGAGAATGGAAAATTGTCCAAG GACTTTCAATTGACGAGTTCTCAAGGAAGAAGCTGGACTTGACAGCCGAAGAGCTTTCTGAGGAGAAGAGTTTGGCTTACTCTTGCCTCTCCTAG